In Acidobacteriota bacterium, the following proteins share a genomic window:
- a CDS encoding DUF924 domain-containing protein, with product MENLKDELVELWFGENLDDAEVARAKADLWWGHRTETDDLLQVRFGAAASAAAAGVLDHWSGSPRGRLALILLLDQVPRAIHRGRPAAFSQDGDARRVARQGLESGADKLLRPIERLFFYLPFEHSEDLADQDLSVALIRDLAEAVPPEHRTTFEEFVDFAERHREVISRFGRFPHRNATLGRESTPEEKAFLEQPGSSF from the coding sequence ATGGAAAACCTCAAAGACGAGCTGGTGGAGCTCTGGTTCGGGGAAAACCTGGACGACGCAGAGGTCGCACGGGCCAAGGCAGATTTGTGGTGGGGTCACCGTACCGAGACGGATGACCTCCTGCAGGTGCGGTTCGGTGCGGCGGCGTCTGCTGCCGCCGCCGGAGTCCTCGATCATTGGAGCGGGTCTCCGCGTGGCCGGTTGGCCCTGATCCTGCTGCTCGATCAGGTGCCGCGTGCGATTCACCGGGGCAGGCCGGCTGCATTTTCCCAGGACGGCGACGCGCGCCGGGTGGCCCGGCAGGGCCTCGAGTCGGGTGCGGACAAGCTCTTGAGGCCGATTGAGCGGCTGTTCTTCTACCTGCCATTCGAGCACTCGGAGGACCTTGCTGATCAAGATTTAAGCGTCGCGTTGATTCGCGATCTGGCGGAGGCGGTGCCGCCGGAGCACCGCACAACCTTTGAAGAATTTGTTGACTTTGCGGAACGGCACCGCGAGGTGATCTCGCGCTTCGGGCGATTCCCGCACCGCAATGCCACCCTCGGGCGCGAGTCGACGCCGGAAGAAAAGGCGTTCCTGGAACAACCCGGTTCCTCGTTCTGA
- a CDS encoding ATP-binding protein, producing the protein MARKRAKPEACTLCDGTGWILAEEDGVELVRRCECAEGVLRARLLRQAGIPSRYRHCSLENFELWNPEDPTLAKTLRAVQEFVDLFPAGDKGILLMGAVGTGKTHLAVAALQQIMREKNPPVHGRFADFTALVLEIQMTFDGSGSSREILRPLIEADLLVLDELGAGKTTPWVMDLLYYLVNTRYLEDRVTIFTTNFSDFPRGQSESLTDRVSARIRSRLYEMCRRLELRGRDYRAERLASREGGLRL; encoded by the coding sequence ATGGCACGTAAGCGCGCAAAACCGGAGGCCTGTACGCTGTGCGACGGGACCGGGTGGATCCTCGCCGAAGAGGATGGCGTTGAGCTCGTTCGGCGATGCGAATGTGCCGAGGGTGTGCTGCGGGCCAGGCTCCTCAGGCAGGCCGGCATTCCGTCTCGCTACCGTCACTGTTCGCTCGAGAACTTCGAGCTCTGGAATCCCGAAGACCCGACTCTCGCCAAGACTCTGCGAGCAGTTCAAGAGTTTGTTGACCTCTTTCCAGCTGGTGATAAGGGCATTCTCCTGATGGGAGCGGTTGGCACCGGCAAGACCCACTTGGCGGTGGCGGCCCTACAGCAGATCATGCGCGAAAAGAACCCGCCAGTGCATGGGCGATTCGCGGATTTCACCGCTCTCGTACTCGAAATCCAGATGACTTTTGACGGATCAGGCTCGAGCCGCGAGATCCTTCGCCCGCTGATCGAAGCGGATCTGCTGGTGCTCGACGAGTTAGGTGCGGGGAAGACCACCCCGTGGGTGATGGATCTGCTCTATTACCTGGTCAACACCCGGTATCTCGAGGATCGGGTGACCATTTTCACCACCAACTTCTCCGATTTCCCGCGCGGTCAGAGTGAATCGCTGACCGACCGGGTTTCGGCCCGCATCCGCTCGAGGCTTTACGAAATGTGCCGCCGCCTCGAGCTCCGTGGCCGCGATTACCGCGCCGAGCGCCTCGCCTCCCGCGAGGGGGGCCTCCGTCTGTGA
- a CDS encoding SpoIID/LytB domain-containing protein: MPIPVPTVPPPAALPSRDTDPPLIRVLLQRSTGTVELPQPGRAYRVTTGGRGAWLWGPLRLRSVDSGGRRWQVGAWRDPANATAAANRVRGAFGDAVEVAEEQTANGLIRVQVGWPSTEPADPGAELIALGFDGIYPVAATGVLRIEDSVGGSITSDTDVLIEPAGDWPVVVGGWRRYRGRVRARAVGEETLVINELNMESYLKGVVPVEMGPSAFPELEALKAQAVAARTYAVAHLGDHDDEGWDLCATPACQAYYGRSAEHQLSNRAVDETAGLVAAFHDIPIDAMFSSTCGGHTEDAAVLFEDRAQPYLVGVPCAWDRPLRLIGNTPSGGWINSTAFSATVALEVLDLEPGATPKEILDRVLEESGVRRDTPPPVDPESFAVAILRAVDVNPPEGIAPTVNGLDRLLFLADLFKKPLDPPTDRNSDLWPAAAALTALELRGHVSRDNGEAVPRPDGAGIFPRRAEHGEDLPSPLPLWEQWSGGFRRLATTEALPGTALERLRVGDRVVALVVRRSGGDGEADRRSAWREWVREKTWTELQKLTGIPNLQRLTVTRRSKSGRVVGLAAVGTDGRTKDWSGFEIRRVLELPETLFAMHHRRDPDGERIVRFLGRGWGHGVGLCQNGSYGLARAGMTFDRILGHYYTGIEIIRWDGELPVQRQ, from the coding sequence ATGCCGATCCCAGTTCCCACTGTGCCGCCGCCAGCTGCGCTGCCGTCCCGAGACACCGATCCGCCACTGATTCGCGTGCTGCTCCAGCGTTCGACCGGCACCGTCGAGTTGCCGCAGCCCGGGAGGGCCTACCGTGTGACCACCGGAGGACGGGGGGCGTGGTTGTGGGGCCCGTTGAGGCTCCGTTCAGTCGACTCGGGAGGTCGCCGGTGGCAGGTGGGAGCCTGGCGAGATCCTGCCAACGCGACCGCCGCAGCCAACAGGGTGCGGGGGGCATTTGGAGATGCGGTTGAAGTTGCTGAAGAACAGACTGCGAATGGCCTGATCAGGGTTCAGGTTGGCTGGCCGTCGACCGAGCCTGCGGATCCGGGGGCCGAGCTCATCGCGCTCGGGTTTGACGGAATATACCCTGTGGCGGCGACGGGAGTGTTGCGCATCGAGGATTCAGTCGGAGGTTCGATTACCAGCGACACCGATGTTCTGATCGAACCGGCCGGAGACTGGCCAGTGGTGGTCGGAGGCTGGCGCCGATATCGCGGTCGGGTGCGGGCTCGGGCAGTCGGCGAGGAAACCCTGGTGATCAACGAGCTCAACATGGAGAGCTACCTCAAGGGCGTGGTGCCGGTCGAGATGGGTCCCTCAGCATTTCCCGAACTCGAGGCGCTCAAGGCTCAGGCGGTGGCGGCGCGCACCTATGCCGTGGCCCACCTCGGTGACCATGACGACGAAGGTTGGGATCTCTGCGCGACGCCGGCCTGTCAGGCCTACTACGGGAGAAGTGCAGAACACCAACTGTCGAATCGCGCGGTGGATGAGACGGCCGGGCTGGTGGCGGCGTTTCACGACATTCCCATCGATGCGATGTTCAGTTCGACCTGCGGCGGTCATACCGAGGACGCCGCAGTCCTCTTCGAAGATCGCGCACAACCCTATCTGGTTGGCGTTCCCTGCGCGTGGGATCGTCCGCTGCGTTTGATCGGTAATACGCCATCGGGAGGGTGGATAAACTCGACCGCATTCTCGGCAACGGTTGCCCTCGAAGTCCTGGATCTCGAGCCCGGTGCGACACCGAAAGAAATACTCGATCGGGTTCTCGAGGAGAGTGGAGTCAGGCGCGACACGCCGCCACCGGTCGATCCGGAATCGTTCGCGGTCGCGATTCTCAGAGCGGTGGACGTCAATCCGCCGGAGGGAATCGCGCCGACGGTGAACGGTCTCGACCGGCTCCTCTTCCTGGCGGACCTTTTCAAGAAACCACTCGATCCGCCAACCGACCGGAACAGCGATCTCTGGCCCGCGGCGGCGGCGCTGACGGCACTCGAGTTGCGGGGCCATGTTTCGCGCGACAACGGCGAGGCGGTTCCTCGGCCAGACGGGGCGGGGATCTTCCCGCGTCGTGCCGAACATGGTGAGGATCTGCCGTCTCCGCTGCCGTTGTGGGAGCAGTGGAGCGGTGGTTTCCGACGGCTGGCCACTACCGAGGCCCTGCCGGGGACGGCGCTCGAGAGGTTGCGGGTCGGCGACCGGGTGGTTGCCCTGGTGGTGCGCCGGTCCGGTGGTGACGGCGAGGCTGACCGGCGCTCGGCGTGGCGTGAGTGGGTGCGCGAGAAAACATGGACGGAATTGCAGAAGCTGACGGGAATACCGAATCTGCAGCGCCTCACCGTAACCCGTCGCTCGAAATCGGGCAGGGTTGTCGGCTTGGCCGCAGTCGGGACCGATGGGAGGACCAAGGATTGGTCCGGGTTCGAAATCCGGCGGGTGCTCGAGCTGCCTGAAACACTCTTCGCGATGCATCATCGAAGAGATCCGGACGGCGAACGCATCGTTCGCTTCCTCGGTCGCGGTTGGGGGCACGGTGTCGGCCTGTGCCAGAACGGATCGTACGGTTTGGCGAGGGCCGGAATGACCTTCGATCGGATTCTCGGCCACTATTACACGGGTATCGAAATCATTCGTTGGGACGGCGAGTTGCCGGTCCAGCGCCAATAG
- a CDS encoding acyl-CoA dehydrogenase family protein, which yields MDFELSQDQQAIRDMVREFARKEIAPYALEWDEKQHFPRELFSQLGELGLLGILIPEDLGGAGLGYVEYVTVLEEIGAADGSIGLSVAAHNSLCTNHLYLFGSEELKRRFVPKLASGEWIGAWGLTEPQAGSDAGGTRATAVREGNEWILNGSKTFITHASVGDAAVLVARTSDEGSHHGISAFFVPFDRPGVSPGKKENKLGMRASDTSSLVLEDCRVPEGYLLGSEGEGFVQAMKVLDGGRISIAALSVGIARGALDATLSYSTVREQFGKPISAFQLTRAKLADMATSVDAARLLTLRSAAMKDRGMTTTRESAMAKVYASEVAVAVAEEAVQIHGGYGYTKEYPVERAWRDAKLCTIGEGTSEIQRMVIARELLKNTGEGR from the coding sequence GTGGACTTCGAGCTCAGCCAGGACCAGCAGGCTATTCGTGACATGGTTCGAGAGTTCGCGCGCAAGGAGATCGCTCCGTATGCGCTCGAATGGGACGAGAAGCAGCACTTTCCTCGGGAGCTGTTTTCGCAGCTCGGCGAGCTCGGGCTGCTCGGGATTCTGATCCCGGAAGATCTGGGCGGCGCCGGCCTCGGGTACGTCGAGTACGTGACTGTCCTCGAAGAGATCGGCGCGGCTGACGGTTCGATCGGCCTTTCGGTTGCGGCGCATAACTCGTTGTGCACCAATCATCTCTATCTCTTCGGTTCGGAAGAGCTCAAGCGAAGATTCGTGCCGAAGCTCGCGTCCGGGGAATGGATCGGTGCGTGGGGCCTGACGGAGCCACAGGCTGGATCGGATGCCGGCGGTACCCGGGCGACTGCGGTACGCGAAGGCAACGAGTGGATCCTCAACGGCTCCAAGACCTTCATCACCCATGCGTCGGTGGGGGATGCGGCGGTACTGGTCGCGAGGACATCCGACGAGGGGAGCCACCACGGGATCTCGGCCTTTTTCGTGCCCTTCGATCGCCCGGGAGTCTCGCCCGGGAAGAAGGAGAACAAGCTCGGTATGCGCGCTTCCGACACCTCGTCGTTGGTGCTCGAGGACTGTCGGGTGCCCGAAGGCTACCTGCTCGGCTCGGAGGGGGAGGGCTTCGTACAGGCGATGAAGGTCCTCGACGGTGGTCGCATTTCAATAGCTGCGTTGTCGGTAGGAATCGCCCGCGGCGCCCTGGACGCCACATTGAGTTACTCGACCGTCCGCGAGCAGTTCGGGAAACCGATTTCGGCCTTCCAGCTCACCCGGGCGAAGCTCGCCGATATGGCGACCAGTGTCGATGCGGCGCGCCTCCTCACGCTGCGCTCGGCGGCGATGAAGGATCGAGGGATGACGACGACCCGCGAGTCGGCTATGGCCAAGGTCTACGCGTCCGAGGTCGCGGTAGCAGTTGCCGAGGAGGCGGTGCAGATCCACGGAGGCTATGGCTACACGAAGGAGTACCCGGTCGAACGTGCGTGGCGCGACGCGAAGCTGTGCACGATCGGAGAAGGCACCTCCGAGATCCAGCGCATGGTGATCGCTCGGGAACTCTTGAAGAACACCGGAGAAGGGCGATGA
- the mce gene encoding methylmalonyl-CoA epimerase, with protein MTDSPVLDHIGVAVQSIDSGAAVYEIVGIEVEGTEEVPEQGVRVAFLPVGETRIELLEPIGEDSPVAHHLERRGAGLHHICFRVSDIRSAMARLSAEGYDLLSDEPQQGADGCLVCFVHPKSAGGVLIELSQRAVVTS; from the coding sequence ATGACCGATTCGCCGGTACTCGATCACATCGGCGTGGCGGTCCAGTCGATCGACAGCGGTGCCGCAGTCTACGAAATCGTAGGCATCGAGGTCGAGGGCACCGAGGAAGTACCCGAACAGGGGGTGAGAGTCGCGTTCCTTCCGGTCGGTGAGACGCGGATCGAGCTGCTGGAGCCGATTGGCGAAGACTCCCCGGTTGCACACCACTTGGAACGCCGGGGTGCCGGTCTGCACCACATCTGCTTTCGGGTATCGGATATCCGTTCGGCAATGGCGCGGCTCTCGGCTGAAGGCTATGACCTGCTTTCGGACGAGCCCCAGCAGGGTGCCGACGGTTGTCTGGTGTGCTTCGTTCACCCGAAATCCGCTGGCGGCGTCCTGATCGAGCTCTCGCAGCGCGCAGTAGTGACTTCATGA
- a CDS encoding VWA domain-containing protein: MKLRRLVMPILLAGASLWSVPATAQYEGRVDVNAVVVPVTVRDGKGRVVTGVARKRFKLRVDGLGVPIRDLDLESDLPISLGFILDTSGSMMGRKMSGSQELVMAFLEHRRPEDQIALWTFGDNRVLERFPFGMGWYLLPRVLETLKPWSTTALYDMVLRVPEVLEKARHHRRAAILLTDGVDNASRISAEEATAVARRLETPIYVLGVEPPSPTDTVEGPSFEEILTLIADASGGHYRRIPRAEQMPEVVDELLHELSSRYILTFVTSGVGQRKWRTLEVTVEGYDATTRSGYMGTLP; this comes from the coding sequence GTGAAACTGCGCCGGTTGGTGATGCCGATCCTCCTTGCGGGGGCCTCTCTGTGGAGCGTACCCGCGACCGCCCAATACGAAGGTCGGGTCGATGTCAACGCGGTCGTAGTGCCGGTGACCGTGCGCGACGGCAAAGGTCGGGTGGTCACAGGGGTAGCGCGCAAGCGCTTCAAGCTCCGTGTGGACGGTCTCGGGGTTCCGATCCGTGACCTCGATCTCGAAAGTGACCTGCCGATCAGTCTCGGTTTCATCCTCGACACCTCGGGCTCGATGATGGGTCGGAAGATGAGCGGGAGCCAGGAGCTGGTGATGGCATTCCTCGAACATCGGCGTCCTGAGGACCAGATCGCCCTTTGGACGTTCGGTGACAACCGGGTGCTGGAGCGCTTTCCGTTCGGCATGGGGTGGTACCTGTTGCCGAGAGTGCTGGAAACACTGAAGCCGTGGAGCACGACAGCCCTTTACGACATGGTCCTGAGGGTTCCCGAAGTGCTCGAGAAGGCGCGCCACCATCGACGCGCGGCCATTCTGCTCACCGACGGGGTGGACAACGCATCGCGGATCAGCGCCGAAGAGGCGACGGCGGTGGCGCGTCGCCTCGAGACCCCGATCTACGTACTCGGAGTCGAGCCTCCATCCCCGACGGACACGGTCGAAGGCCCCTCGTTCGAGGAGATACTGACGCTGATTGCCGATGCGTCGGGAGGGCACTATCGGCGGATTCCCCGGGCCGAGCAAATGCCCGAAGTCGTAGATGAACTCCTGCACGAACTTTCATCGCGCTACATACTGACCTTCGTGACCTCTGGAGTCGGGCAGCGAAAATGGCGGACCCTCGAGGTCACCGTGGAGGGTTACGACGCCACCACCCGCTCCGGATACATGGGGACGCTTCCGTAA
- a CDS encoding YbjQ family protein, with amino-acid sequence MIVVSDDKIAGMHIIRTLGLVRGNTIRARHVGKDVMAVLRTLVGGEVSEYTKMMAESREQALDRMVEDAEALGANAVICTRFATSMLMTGAAELLAYGTAVVVEDD; translated from the coding sequence ATGATCGTTGTCTCTGATGACAAGATTGCGGGCATGCATATCATTCGGACCCTCGGCCTGGTTCGCGGCAACACGATCCGCGCCCGTCACGTCGGCAAGGATGTGATGGCCGTTCTGCGGACCCTGGTCGGAGGCGAGGTGTCCGAGTACACAAAAATGATGGCCGAGTCACGGGAGCAGGCTCTCGACCGAATGGTCGAGGACGCCGAAGCCCTGGGGGCGAACGCGGTGATCTGCACCCGTTTCGCCACCTCGATGCTGATGACAGGCGCAGCAGAGCTGCTGGCCTACGGCACCGCGGTTGTGGTCGAGGACGACTGA
- a CDS encoding zf-HC2 domain-containing protein → MTDRCPASFDETLISGYIDGELTQAAEQRVRIHLEDCTYCRGLIDELRTLREAAMSTEFSRPDDSQWDERPKTGLSLAARGTGWVVAIIWAVALAGFALWQFWQGSENLMERFLVFGGLSALVLLFLSVLLDRLRTAQTDPYREVEK, encoded by the coding sequence ATGACTGATCGCTGCCCTGCGAGCTTTGACGAGACGTTGATCTCCGGATATATCGACGGCGAGTTGACCCAGGCCGCCGAGCAAAGGGTCCGCATTCATCTCGAGGACTGTACGTATTGCCGCGGACTGATCGACGAACTCCGGACATTGAGGGAAGCGGCGATGTCCACTGAGTTCTCCCGGCCAGATGATTCCCAGTGGGACGAGCGGCCGAAGACGGGTTTGAGCCTTGCCGCCCGAGGAACCGGCTGGGTTGTAGCCATCATCTGGGCCGTGGCCTTGGCGGGCTTTGCGTTATGGCAGTTCTGGCAGGGATCTGAAAACCTGATGGAACGTTTCCTGGTGTTCGGTGGACTCAGCGCCCTTGTACTCCTGTTCCTCTCGGTACTGCTCGACCGGCTGCGGACCGCACAAACCGACCCTTACCGGGAGGTGGAGAAATGA
- a CDS encoding sigma-70 family RNA polymerase sigma factor, translated as MTGPRPTPAAVALSPPSEAQTVILAQKGDVDALDELARSCRQQAYIFALQLIGHPDDALDVAQDAMVRFFRSLGRFDASRPVRPWLLRIVRNLVRDRARRLRVRKTESLEPADDVLRFEPRDTAPDPEAQASRRELQALVWQCLQRIHPRYREVLVLRDYQDLSYAEIAKTLKIPRGTVMSRLHRARRLLQEEVRRHRSGTGEATDD; from the coding sequence ATGACCGGCCCGCGGCCCACTCCGGCAGCCGTTGCACTGTCGCCTCCGAGCGAGGCGCAGACTGTGATACTCGCTCAAAAGGGTGACGTTGACGCGTTGGATGAGCTCGCCCGGAGCTGTCGGCAACAGGCCTACATCTTTGCTCTGCAGCTTATCGGCCACCCCGACGATGCGCTCGACGTGGCCCAGGATGCGATGGTTCGGTTCTTTCGTTCCCTCGGTCGATTTGATGCTTCGCGACCGGTCCGCCCATGGCTGTTGCGTATCGTGCGTAATCTGGTGCGGGACCGCGCGAGACGTCTCCGGGTGCGAAAAACCGAATCGCTCGAACCTGCGGATGACGTCCTGCGCTTCGAGCCCCGGGACACCGCACCCGATCCCGAGGCACAAGCCTCGCGGCGTGAGCTTCAGGCTCTGGTCTGGCAATGTCTCCAGAGAATCCACCCTCGATATCGCGAGGTCCTGGTTCTGCGCGACTACCAAGACCTGTCTTACGCGGAAATCGCGAAGACTCTCAAGATACCGAGAGGAACGGTGATGTCGCGCCTGCACCGAGCCCGACGCCTGTTACAGGAAGAGGTGCGGAGGCACAGGAGCGGCACCGGGGAGGCTACGGATGACTGA
- a CDS encoding GAF domain-containing protein — protein MTDQSRLDRFKRIAKQLEELIEKTEDRSAHCATAAALLHHKVPGVSWTGFYFLKNGELVVDAYQGPVACLVLERHVGVCWAAIDSNKTQIVRDVHAFPGHIPCDSRSRSEVVVPIHGPDGQVTGVLDIDSHKEAHFDEIDGEGYEAAVKVLETRWNKSSSGA, from the coding sequence ATGACCGACCAAAGTCGTCTCGACCGTTTCAAGCGCATCGCCAAGCAGCTCGAGGAGCTGATCGAGAAGACCGAAGATCGCAGCGCCCACTGCGCCACGGCCGCAGCGCTGCTCCACCACAAGGTGCCCGGGGTCTCTTGGACCGGCTTCTACTTTCTCAAGAATGGAGAGCTGGTGGTGGATGCGTACCAGGGCCCGGTGGCGTGCCTGGTGCTCGAGCGCCACGTGGGCGTGTGCTGGGCTGCGATCGACAGCAACAAGACCCAGATCGTGCGAGATGTGCACGCATTTCCCGGCCACATTCCGTGTGACAGTCGCAGCCGTTCCGAGGTCGTCGTCCCGATTCACGGTCCGGACGGCCAGGTGACAGGAGTGCTCGACATTGATTCCCACAAGGAGGCACACTTCGACGAAATTGACGGAGAGGGCTACGAAGCGGCGGTGAAGGTGCTCGAAACCCGGTGGAATAAGAGTTCCTCGGGCGCGTAA